The following coding sequences are from one Sphingomonadaceae bacterium OTU29LAMAA1 window:
- a CDS encoding DUF2585 family protein yields MRASGVRDGRASSIGGWIGAKSGWLVAAIVLGTTLILIAAGRSAICPCGHVALWHGSVQSDQNSQQIADWYSLSHVVHGVLFYGATWLALRRWPWTARVVVAVTTESAWELLENSPLIIDRYRSVTMAWGYSGDSVLNSVSDISCMMLGFTIARRLPWWASAGLVVLLEVVALAVIRDNLTLNLVMLVAPVDAIRMWQSG; encoded by the coding sequence ATGCGCGCTAGTGGCGTCCGGGACGGGCGGGCGTCAAGCATCGGTGGATGGATCGGCGCGAAAAGTGGCTGGCTGGTGGCCGCGATCGTGCTCGGGACCACCCTGATATTGATCGCTGCCGGCCGGTCGGCGATCTGCCCGTGCGGTCATGTCGCGCTGTGGCACGGTTCGGTGCAATCCGATCAGAATAGCCAGCAGATCGCCGACTGGTACAGCCTGAGCCACGTAGTCCACGGCGTGTTGTTCTATGGCGCGACATGGCTGGCACTGCGCCGCTGGCCATGGACAGCCCGGGTGGTCGTTGCGGTCACCACCGAGTCGGCTTGGGAATTACTGGAAAATTCGCCCCTCATCATCGATCGTTATCGCAGCGTGACGATGGCATGGGGCTATAGCGGCGACAGCGTGCTGAATTCGGTGAGCGACATTTCGTGCATGATGCTGGGCTTCACCATCGCCCGGCGCCTGCCGTGGTGGGCGAGCGCCGGGCTAGTCGTTCTTCTGGAGGTCGTCGCGCTCGCCGTCATCCGCGACAATCTGACGCTCAACCTCGTCATGCTGGTCGCACCGGTCGACGCGATCAGAATGTGGCAGTCTGGTTAG
- the gmk gene encoding guanylate kinase, which yields MPSSLPTDPHHFKRRGALFVLSSPSGAGKSTIARKLLADEPELAMSVSATTRPMRPGEVDGKDYHFVDLEEFRRMVANDEFLEWAHVFSHRYGTPRAQVESMLAAGKDVLFDIDWQGAQQLFQIAGGDVVRVFIFPPSMEELRARLTNRNTDSAEVIEARMARAANEVSHWDGYDYVLVNDDVEQCFQGVKTILAAERLKRSRQTGLIGFIRRLTRVVEVA from the coding sequence ATGCCGTCTTCGCTCCCCACCGATCCGCATCACTTCAAACGCCGTGGCGCCCTGTTCGTGCTGTCGTCGCCTTCCGGGGCGGGAAAGTCCACCATCGCGCGCAAATTGCTCGCCGACGAACCGGAACTCGCGATGTCCGTGTCGGCGACGACGCGGCCGATGCGACCCGGCGAAGTCGACGGGAAGGACTATCATTTCGTCGATTTGGAGGAATTCCGCCGCATGGTGGCGAATGACGAATTCCTAGAATGGGCGCATGTCTTCAGTCATCGCTACGGCACGCCGCGCGCGCAGGTCGAATCGATGCTGGCGGCAGGCAAGGACGTGCTGTTCGATATCGACTGGCAGGGCGCGCAGCAGTTGTTCCAGATCGCCGGCGGCGACGTGGTGCGGGTGTTCATTTTCCCGCCGTCGATGGAGGAACTGCGGGCGCGGCTGACCAATCGCAATACCGATTCGGCGGAGGTGATCGAGGCGCGGATGGCGCGCGCAGCCAACGAAGTCAGCCACTGGGACGGTTATGACTATGTGCTGGTCAACGACGACGTCGAGCAATGCTTCCAGGGCGTCAAGACGATCCTGGCCGCCGAGCGGCTGAAGCGGTCGCGGCAGACCGGGCTGATCGGCTTCATCCGCCGGCTGACGCGCGTGGTCGAGGTCGCCTAA
- a CDS encoding ATPase produces MKRFWTDVAVDADRVVTLDGRPVRTPGRVPLALPTDGLAAKVAAEWEAVPDTIDPRAMPLTGLANAAIDRIALDPASFAAGLSAYGESDLLYYRAESPKPLIDRQIAAWDPWLGWARTRYDVHFETTAGIIHCMQPAATLARLADAVSAFDSFRLAGLSPVVTITGSLVLALALVERAGEPDTLWAAANIDEDWQAELWGQDMLAAQALANKRREFDAAVTFLTALDPR; encoded by the coding sequence ATGAAGCGCTTCTGGACAGATGTCGCGGTCGACGCCGATCGTGTGGTAACGCTTGATGGCCGCCCCGTGCGCACGCCCGGCCGTGTGCCGCTGGCGTTGCCCACCGATGGGCTTGCGGCAAAGGTCGCGGCAGAATGGGAGGCAGTGCCGGACACGATCGATCCGCGCGCGATGCCGCTCACCGGGCTGGCTAATGCCGCGATCGACCGGATCGCGCTCGATCCGGCGTCCTTCGCCGCGGGGCTGTCGGCCTATGGCGAGAGCGACCTGCTTTATTATCGCGCCGAATCGCCCAAACCGCTGATCGATCGTCAGATCGCAGCGTGGGATCCATGGCTCGGCTGGGCACGCACCCGCTACGACGTGCATTTCGAGACGACGGCCGGCATCATCCACTGCATGCAGCCAGCGGCGACGCTGGCGCGACTGGCCGATGCGGTGAGCGCGTTCGATTCCTTCCGCCTCGCCGGCCTGTCGCCGGTGGTGACTATCACCGGATCGCTGGTGCTGGCGCTGGCGCTGGTCGAGCGTGCCGGCGAACCCGACACATTATGGGCGGCCGCAAACATCGACGAGGATTGGCAGGCCGAGCTCTGGGGTCAGGATATGCTCGCCGCACAGGCGCTGGCGAACAAGCGTCGCGAATTTGACGCAGCCGTCACGTTCCTGACGGCGCTCGACCCGCGTTAG
- a CDS encoding HAD-IA family hydrolase: MIKLAVFDCDGTLVDSQANICRAMEDAFLLADIPAPPRAAIRRIVGLSLVEAIRALLPHADDAQHRRMAADYKDAFFRLRTSGELAEEPLFDGIAGVLQALVDDGWRLGVATGKSDRGLAHILDHHGLAHHFVTLQTADRHPSKPDPAMLLAAMDEAGATPQNTAMIGDTSFDMAMGKAAGARAIGVAWGYHGIRDLADAGADVVAERVSALPGLLA; this comes from the coding sequence ATGATCAAACTCGCCGTGTTCGACTGCGACGGCACGCTCGTCGACAGTCAAGCCAATATCTGCCGGGCGATGGAGGATGCGTTCCTGCTCGCCGATATTCCCGCGCCGCCCCGCGCCGCGATCCGGCGTATCGTAGGCCTCAGTCTGGTCGAGGCGATCCGCGCGCTGCTGCCACATGCCGACGACGCGCAGCACCGTCGCATGGCCGCCGATTATAAGGATGCGTTCTTCCGTCTACGCACCAGCGGCGAACTGGCGGAGGAACCCCTCTTCGACGGGATCGCCGGTGTCCTGCAAGCGCTCGTCGACGACGGCTGGCGGCTGGGCGTCGCCACCGGCAAGTCCGACCGTGGCCTCGCCCACATCCTCGACCATCACGGCCTCGCCCATCATTTCGTCACGCTCCAGACCGCGGACCGTCATCCGTCCAAGCCCGACCCCGCAATGTTGCTCGCGGCGATGGACGAAGCCGGCGCGACGCCGCAGAATACCGCAATGATCGGTGACACCAGTTTCGATATGGCGATGGGCAAGGCGGCGGGCGCACGGGCGATCGGCGTCGCCTGGGGCTATCACGGCATTCGCGACCTCGCCGATGCCGGCGCGGACGTAGTCGCGGAGCGTGTCTCGGCACTACCGGGCCTGCTCGCATGA
- a CDS encoding RluA family pseudouridine synthase, with amino-acid sequence MTDPKDQGIRQFNVGYDDDGIRLDRWFKRHLPDTSFTTVAKWARTGQLRVDGSRATPGDRIKAGQTLRVPPPEPEIKDEAGEVVARPKRERTPLSEDQIAYVREMVIHKDLQALVINKPPGLATQGGTKTTEHVDGLLDGLQYDAEGRPKLVHRLDKDTSGALLVARTSRAAGFFAKAFSGRTARKVYWALIVDVPSIEDGVIDLPIAKQPGTGGEKMHVDEENGQSARTRYRVIERAGNRCAWVELQPFTGRTHQLRVHMAAIGHPIVGDGKYGGAAAFLTGGISRKMHLHSRRLRVDHPDGGSIDETASLPTHFAESLATLGFDEAKGDAMPFEEAKKGPPPKAVLKQRAKAHAKSMRKEHRGERRRRGSKE; translated from the coding sequence ATGACCGACCCGAAAGATCAGGGCATTCGGCAGTTCAACGTCGGGTACGACGACGACGGCATCCGGCTGGATCGCTGGTTCAAGCGGCATCTGCCGGACACCAGCTTTACGACGGTCGCGAAATGGGCGCGGACCGGCCAGTTGCGCGTCGATGGATCGCGTGCGACCCCGGGCGACCGGATCAAGGCCGGCCAGACGCTCCGCGTGCCCCCGCCGGAGCCCGAGATCAAGGACGAGGCGGGCGAGGTCGTCGCGCGTCCGAAACGCGAACGCACGCCGCTGAGCGAAGACCAGATCGCCTATGTCCGCGAGATGGTGATCCACAAGGATCTCCAGGCACTGGTGATCAACAAGCCGCCCGGTCTGGCGACGCAGGGCGGCACCAAGACTACCGAGCATGTCGATGGCCTGCTCGACGGCCTGCAATATGACGCCGAAGGTCGGCCGAAGCTCGTCCACCGCCTCGACAAAGATACGTCGGGCGCGCTGCTGGTCGCCCGCACGTCGCGCGCCGCCGGGTTCTTCGCCAAGGCGTTTTCGGGTCGTACCGCGCGGAAAGTCTATTGGGCGCTGATCGTCGATGTCCCCTCGATCGAAGACGGCGTCATCGACCTGCCGATCGCGAAACAGCCTGGCACCGGCGGCGAAAAGATGCACGTCGACGAAGAGAACGGCCAGTCGGCGCGTACCCGCTATCGCGTCATCGAACGCGCCGGCAATCGCTGCGCGTGGGTCGAACTGCAACCCTTCACCGGGCGCACGCATCAGTTGCGCGTCCACATGGCGGCGATCGGCCATCCGATCGTCGGCGACGGCAAGTACGGCGGTGCGGCGGCGTTCCTGACCGGCGGGATCAGCCGCAAGATGCACCTGCACAGCCGCCGCCTGCGCGTCGATCACCCCGATGGCGGCAGCATCGACGAAACCGCCAGCCTGCCGACGCACTTCGCCGAGAGTCTCGCCACGCTGGGGTTCGACGAGGCGAAGGGTGATGCGATGCCGTTCGAGGAGGCGAAGAAGGGCCCACCCCCGAAGGCCGTTCTCAAACAGCGCGCCAAGGCGCACGCCAAGTCGATGCGCAAGGAACATCGCGGCGAACGTCGGCGTCGCGGCAGCAAGGAATAG
- the crcB gene encoding fluoride efflux transporter CrcB, translating to MPLVFVMFGGALGAGARYLTGRAMLALFGPGFPVGTLAINVIGGLFMGVLVGVLARNGSDGEPWRLFLGVGVLGGFTTFSSFSLDVVGMIERGAPGAALFYILLSVIGSVLALFAGLMMTRSGGTLA from the coding sequence ATGCCTCTCGTTTTCGTCATGTTCGGCGGTGCACTGGGTGCCGGCGCCCGGTACCTGACCGGCCGCGCCATGCTCGCCCTGTTCGGCCCCGGTTTCCCAGTCGGCACACTCGCCATTAATGTGATCGGCGGGCTGTTCATGGGCGTCCTCGTGGGGGTGCTGGCGCGCAACGGCAGCGACGGCGAACCGTGGCGGCTGTTCCTCGGCGTCGGCGTACTCGGCGGCTTCACGACCTTTTCCTCGTTCAGCCTCGATGTCGTCGGGATGATCGAACGCGGCGCGCCGGGCGCTGCATTATTCTACATATTGCTGTCGGTGATCGGCTCGGTACTGGCGCTGTTCGCCGGCCTGATGATGACCCGCAGCGGAGGAACGCTGGCATGA
- a CDS encoding PHB depolymerase family esterase translates to MRRLSDTIGRIAAARGVIADGLQPDAGKLHDLTGFGRNPGNLRARTYVPASVAEHPALVVVLHGCTQTAAGYDLGSGWSRLADEHGFVLLFPEQQRANNSNLCFNWFAPEDIGRDHGEAASIREMIAAMVAAHEVDPARIFVNGLSAGGAMTAVMLATYPEVFAGGAIIGGLPYGTATGVVDALDRMRGHAMPGTAALASLVRAASPDRGPVPRLSVWHGTTDATVHSDNADAILAQWRALHGVDPDPDVRDSTGGVTHRMWRDGTGRAVIEDYRIAGMGHGTPIAASGPEACGSPGPFMLDVGLSSTRRIAAFWGIAPAVERQARTDAEPIRTHAASGPAPAGSALANTTAAVTTVINDALRAAGLLR, encoded by the coding sequence ATGCGACGTTTGTCAGACACGATTGGCCGGATCGCCGCCGCACGCGGGGTGATCGCGGATGGTTTACAACCGGATGCGGGCAAGCTCCACGACCTGACCGGCTTCGGCCGCAACCCGGGCAACCTGCGAGCGCGCACCTATGTCCCGGCCAGCGTGGCGGAACACCCTGCGCTCGTTGTCGTGCTGCATGGCTGCACCCAGACCGCCGCGGGCTATGATCTGGGCTCCGGCTGGTCGCGCCTCGCGGACGAGCACGGCTTCGTCCTCCTGTTCCCCGAGCAGCAGCGCGCGAACAATTCGAATCTGTGCTTCAACTGGTTCGCCCCCGAGGACATCGGGCGCGACCATGGCGAGGCGGCCTCGATCCGCGAGATGATCGCAGCCATGGTGGCGGCCCATGAGGTCGATCCCGCCCGGATCTTCGTCAACGGTCTTTCGGCCGGGGGTGCGATGACAGCGGTGATGCTGGCGACCTACCCCGAGGTCTTCGCGGGCGGCGCTATCATCGGCGGCCTGCCCTATGGCACCGCGACCGGAGTCGTCGATGCGCTTGACCGGATGCGCGGCCATGCCATGCCGGGCACTGCCGCACTCGCGTCGCTGGTCCGCGCCGCCTCGCCCGATCGTGGGCCGGTGCCGCGCCTGTCGGTCTGGCATGGCACGACGGATGCCACCGTCCACTCCGACAACGCCGACGCCATTCTGGCGCAATGGCGCGCGCTGCACGGCGTCGATCCCGATCCCGACGTCAGGGACAGTACCGGCGGCGTGACGCACCGGATGTGGCGAGATGGCACCGGCCGGGCGGTGATCGAGGATTATCGGATCGCCGGCATGGGCCACGGGACGCCGATCGCCGCGTCCGGACCGGAGGCGTGTGGATCGCCGGGGCCGTTCATGCTCGATGTCGGCCTGTCCTCGACGCGCCGCATCGCCGCCTTCTGGGGTATCGCGCCTGCCGTCGAGCGACAGGCCCGCACCGACGCCGAACCGATCCGCACCCACGCCGCATCCGGCCCGGCGCCAGCCGGCTCAGCGCTCGCTAACACGACTGCGGCCGTCACGACCGTCATCAACGACGCGCTGCGTGCCGCGGGCCTGCTTCGATAG